The Sulfuricurvum sp. genome contains a region encoding:
- a CDS encoding serine hydroxymethyltransferase, whose product MSFLKEFDNEIYTLCEQELERQTDHLEMIASENFTLPAVMEAMGSVFTNKYAEGYPAKRYYGGCEYADGVEQLAIDRACELFGCKFANVQPHSGSSANGAVYAALLQAGDKLLGMDLSHGGHLTHGSKVSFSGKNYHSFSYGVELDGRINYDRVMDIAKIVQPKIIVCGASAYAREIDFKKFREIADAVGALLFADIAHIAGLVCAGEHPSPFPYADIVTTTTHKTLAGPRGGMIMTNDEEIAKKINSAIFPALQGGPLVHVIAAKAVGFKYNLSPEWKVYAAQVKANAAVLAKVLMERGYDIVSGGTDNHLVLVSFLNKPFSGKEADAALGRAGITVNKNTVPGETRSPFVTSGVRIGSPALTSRGMKEKEFEFIANKIADVLDDIENEGKQAAIKEELKTLARGFIIYKQSTY is encoded by the coding sequence ATGAGTTTCCTCAAAGAATTCGATAATGAAATTTACACCTTATGTGAGCAAGAGCTTGAACGTCAAACCGATCATTTAGAGATGATTGCGTCTGAAAACTTTACCCTCCCTGCCGTTATGGAAGCTATGGGATCTGTGTTTACTAACAAATACGCTGAAGGGTATCCTGCTAAACGTTACTATGGCGGATGTGAATACGCCGATGGCGTTGAACAGCTTGCAATTGATCGTGCATGTGAACTGTTCGGATGTAAATTTGCCAACGTTCAACCACACTCTGGTTCATCAGCAAACGGTGCAGTTTATGCCGCATTACTACAAGCGGGTGATAAACTCCTCGGTATGGATCTCAGTCATGGCGGACACTTGACTCACGGTTCAAAAGTGAGCTTTTCGGGAAAAAACTACCACAGTTTTTCATACGGTGTAGAGCTTGATGGTCGTATCAACTATGATCGAGTTATGGATATCGCAAAAATAGTTCAACCGAAAATCATCGTCTGTGGTGCATCTGCTTATGCACGCGAAATTGACTTCAAAAAATTCCGTGAAATTGCCGATGCAGTCGGTGCACTTTTGTTTGCCGATATCGCCCATATCGCAGGTCTGGTGTGTGCGGGTGAACATCCTAGCCCGTTCCCGTACGCGGATATTGTCACTACAACAACTCATAAAACCCTTGCAGGTCCTCGCGGTGGTATGATTATGACCAATGATGAAGAGATTGCTAAAAAAATCAATTCTGCTATCTTTCCAGCTCTTCAAGGGGGACCGTTGGTGCATGTCATCGCGGCAAAAGCGGTCGGATTCAAATACAATCTCTCTCCTGAATGGAAAGTATACGCTGCGCAAGTCAAAGCAAATGCAGCTGTACTAGCTAAAGTATTGATGGAACGTGGGTATGATATCGTTAGTGGCGGAACCGACAATCACCTCGTTCTCGTATCCTTTTTAAATAAACCGTTCAGTGGAAAAGAAGCTGATGCGGCACTTGGACGTGCAGGGATTACCGTCAATAAAAACACTGTTCCGGGTGAAACTCGTTCTCCATTCGTCACTTCAGGTGTCCGTATCGGAAGTCCGGCATTAACATCACGCGGTATGAAAGAGAAAGAGTTTGAGTTTATCGCCAATAAAATTGCGGACGTTTTGGACGATATTGAAAATGAAGGTAAACAAGCCGCAATCAAAGAGGAATTAAAAACCCTAGCACGTGGATTTAT
- the lysS gene encoding lysine--tRNA ligase codes for MTFDNQYIQQRIEKGKILRDMGIDPYANHSQRNTTIEKFHNVNSDLFKKEDQRDEHRHYTVAGRIKLYRLMGKASFIKIEDESGMLQVYVARDNLPENFYNDVFKKLIEVGDIIEVSGYPFVTQHGELSLHADDLKILTKAISPLPEKFHGITDKEMRYRQRYLDLIMNSEVRKTFHIRSKVISLTRRFFEDKGFLEVETPMMHPIAGGANAKPFVTHHNALGIDRFLRIAPELYLKRLIVGGFEAVFEINRNFRNEGMDATHNPEFTSIEFYWAFKTYKDLILITKEYFEYLFDHLNLPKRLPYGELEVDFDQFSEIELVKSLTLIGGVPEEIVNNKEAILAFLKSKNLEANAAMNLGQLQGELFDEFVEAKLINPTFITHYPVEISPLARRNDERPELTDRFELFIAGREIANAFSELNDPLDQLERFEGQMAAKDSGDDEAHEMDEDFVTALSYGMAPTAGQGIGIDRLVMMLTNQHSIRDVLLFPAMKPLNNNQLNNGEEE; via the coding sequence GTGACATTTGATAATCAATACATACAACAACGGATCGAAAAAGGGAAAATTCTTCGAGATATGGGGATTGATCCGTACGCAAACCATTCACAGCGTAATACCACCATCGAAAAGTTTCATAACGTCAACTCCGATCTTTTTAAAAAAGAGGATCAACGTGATGAGCATCGTCACTACACGGTGGCAGGACGAATCAAACTCTACCGTTTGATGGGTAAAGCAAGTTTTATTAAAATCGAAGATGAAAGCGGAATGCTCCAAGTTTATGTTGCTCGTGACAATCTTCCTGAAAATTTTTATAACGATGTTTTTAAAAAACTAATCGAAGTGGGAGACATTATCGAAGTAAGCGGTTATCCGTTTGTGACACAGCATGGAGAACTCTCTCTGCACGCAGATGATCTCAAAATCCTCACCAAAGCAATCTCCCCTCTTCCTGAAAAATTTCACGGAATCACCGATAAAGAGATGCGATACCGACAGCGCTATTTGGATTTGATTATGAATTCTGAAGTGCGTAAAACATTTCATATCCGCTCAAAGGTAATCAGTCTTACCCGTCGTTTTTTTGAAGATAAAGGGTTCCTCGAAGTAGAAACTCCGATGATGCATCCGATTGCTGGTGGTGCGAATGCCAAACCGTTTGTGACCCATCATAATGCATTAGGGATAGATCGATTTTTACGAATTGCCCCTGAGTTATATCTCAAGCGTCTCATCGTCGGCGGATTTGAAGCGGTATTTGAAATTAATCGTAACTTCCGTAATGAGGGGATGGACGCAACCCACAACCCTGAGTTTACCTCTATCGAATTTTATTGGGCATTCAAAACTTATAAAGATTTGATTCTTATCACTAAAGAGTATTTCGAGTATCTCTTTGATCATCTCAACCTCCCAAAACGTCTCCCGTATGGCGAACTCGAAGTCGATTTCGACCAATTTAGCGAAATTGAACTCGTTAAAAGCCTCACTCTTATCGGCGGAGTACCTGAGGAGATTGTCAATAACAAAGAGGCCATTTTGGCATTTTTGAAATCGAAAAATCTCGAAGCCAATGCGGCAATGAATCTCGGACAGCTTCAAGGGGAACTCTTTGATGAATTCGTTGAAGCTAAACTGATTAATCCAACCTTCATCACCCACTATCCGGTTGAGATTTCTCCCCTTGCACGACGTAATGATGAACGTCCTGAGTTAACAGATCGCTTTGAACTTTTCATTGCTGGACGTGAAATAGCCAACGCTTTTAGTGAACTCAACGATCCACTCGATCAGTTAGAGCGGTTTGAAGGTCAAATGGCGGCTAAAGATTCGGGTGATGATGAAGCCCATGAGATGGACGAAGATTTCGTGACCGCTCTTAGCTACGGTATGGCACCAACAGCCGGTCAAGGGATCGGCATCGATCGTTTGGTGATGATGCTCACCAACCAACACTCTATTCGGGACGTATTGCTTTTCCCGGCAATGAAACCTTTAAACAACAACCAACTTAACAACGGAGAAGAAGAATGA